One segment of Neisseria mucosa DNA contains the following:
- a CDS encoding 1-acylglycerol-3-phosphate O-acyltransferase — MSKQKAPFFKRLGRLCRLAAWLFRTGRDLRAIDGNNAEERNHAVVVLGKGALDALDIELEIGVPPQGNVSGTLVVANHVSWLDIFAMSAVYPSSFIAKQEISGWPVLGKMGKNAGTVFINRNSRRDIEPINQAICAALKAGQNVSFFPEARTSSGLGILPFKAALFQSAIDAKAPIQAVTLRYYDDDGQRTDLPSYAEVNLFQSLWRIVSMKKIRIRLDFSPQYKPTDMPDKDRYALKDIAEKSIGEIVASDSPVQPLPKK; from the coding sequence ATGTCTAAACAAAAAGCTCCTTTTTTTAAACGACTGGGCAGGCTTTGCCGTTTGGCGGCTTGGTTATTCAGAACCGGCCGGGATTTGCGTGCCATTGATGGCAACAATGCAGAGGAACGCAATCACGCTGTGGTTGTTTTGGGAAAAGGCGCATTGGATGCTTTGGATATCGAATTGGAAATCGGCGTACCGCCTCAAGGAAATGTGAGCGGTACTTTGGTGGTGGCCAATCATGTATCTTGGTTGGATATTTTTGCCATGAGCGCCGTTTATCCGAGCAGTTTTATTGCCAAACAGGAAATCAGCGGTTGGCCGGTTTTGGGAAAAATGGGTAAAAATGCCGGCACGGTGTTTATCAACCGCAATTCCCGCCGAGATATTGAGCCGATTAATCAGGCGATTTGCGCGGCATTGAAAGCAGGACAGAATGTCAGCTTTTTCCCTGAGGCGCGCACTTCTTCCGGCTTGGGTATTTTGCCGTTTAAAGCAGCCCTGTTTCAATCGGCAATTGATGCGAAAGCGCCGATTCAGGCAGTAACTTTGCGCTATTATGATGATGACGGACAACGGACGGACTTGCCGTCTTATGCAGAGGTAAACCTGTTTCAGTCTTTGTGGCGTATTGTTTCTATGAAGAAAATCCGTATCCGTTTGGATTTCTCGCCTCAGTACAAACCGACAGATATGCCGGATAAAGACCGCTATGCTTTGAAAGATATTGCGGAAAAATCCATCGGCGAGATTGTGGCTTCGGATTCCCCCGTTCAACCTTTACCTAAAAAATAA
- the mutM gene encoding DNA-formamidopyrimidine glycosylase, giving the protein MPELPEVETTLRGIEPHIDGKKIAKVTIRQFKLRWPVHPDLAQILAGRKVLACNRRAKYLIITFETGILLIHLGMSGSLRIFTADDERIATPDKHDHLDFVFDDGTVLRYHDPRKFGAVLWYEGIAEHHPLLEKLGPEPLSEAFDANYLYQKLKTQKRAVKLALMDNAVVVGVGNIYANESLFKAGISPLRPANKLTKKECALLVETIKAILLRAIETGGSTLRDFVNSDGKSGYFQQEYTVYGRHNEPCVQCGGLIFKETLGQRGTFYCPNCQK; this is encoded by the coding sequence ATGCCTGAATTACCTGAAGTGGAAACGACTTTACGCGGGATAGAGCCGCATATTGATGGCAAAAAGATAGCAAAAGTCACTATCCGCCAGTTTAAATTGAGATGGCCTGTTCATCCAGATTTGGCGCAAATTTTGGCCGGCCGCAAAGTTTTGGCATGCAACCGGCGTGCGAAGTATTTGATTATTACTTTTGAAACGGGTATTTTACTTATTCATTTGGGCATGTCCGGCAGTTTGCGGATTTTTACTGCCGATGATGAACGTATTGCTACGCCGGATAAACACGATCATTTGGATTTCGTATTTGATGATGGTACCGTATTGCGTTATCACGACCCGCGTAAATTTGGTGCGGTATTGTGGTATGAGGGTATTGCCGAACATCATCCGCTGTTGGAAAAACTGGGGCCGGAGCCGCTCTCGGAGGCGTTTGATGCAAATTACCTGTATCAGAAATTGAAAACGCAGAAGCGTGCAGTCAAATTGGCGCTGATGGATAATGCGGTGGTGGTTGGCGTTGGCAATATTTATGCGAATGAAAGTCTGTTTAAGGCAGGTATTTCGCCATTGCGTCCGGCGAATAAGCTGACCAAGAAAGAATGTGCATTATTGGTGGAAACCATTAAAGCGATTCTGCTGAGGGCGATTGAAACGGGCGGCAGTACGCTGCGGGACTTTGTCAATAGCGATGGCAAAAGCGGCTATTTCCAGCAGGAATATACGGTCTATGGTCGCCACAATGAGCCTTGTGTCCAATGTGGCGGGTTGATTTTTAAAGAAACTTTGGGGCAGCGTGGAACATTTTATTGTCCAAATTGCCAGAAATAG
- a CDS encoding LysM peptidoglycan-binding domain-containing protein, with protein sequence MAKLKTIALTVSSLSAVSATAYAQNATPNQVGMAMMRLNSALLDQAKAQTFGSGSLWASLRKDFRINEVNTELVRRHENKFAANSAYFDRTISRSKPYMYHIANEVKKRNMPAEIALLPFIESAFVTKAKSHVGASGLWQFMPATGRHFGLEKTPLYDGRHDIYAATDAALNYLQYLHGMFGDWSLALAAYNWGEGNVGRAVNRARAQGLEPTYENLRMPNETRNYVPKLLAVRNIVANPQTFGMNISEISNQPYFKSISIDKPIDNSTIARFANISESELLALNPGFNAPVFIPKNNRRLLLPVAAVSTFEKNYRNANPDTLMSWDIYTSLGNKKLNAIANDTGMSVAELKRLNGLSGSAVSEGRSILVAKNSASQSQDIINFIDKDNTPDTYQSNMPAMSPIIASNAVEPVKVAQTKVTDIVAPVVPQSSKPVDFIARSKAENVTSVVVTETKAQPQVANAEVAAPVTAMTHATTETVAKNVAEAPKSAIPADLTVPTVAANDAATTPAVESVAAEPAQEEHDDLMALVQSRPVEESAATVAEATPENKQVQTVVTAESARTARIAANMAKQQRRINARLARVNGQQNTQTAALAAGTHRVADGDTLFNISKRYNLSVADLIIANNIKGNNIKKGQILRVTAAPAKVRSNPVQNVSYTVRKGDTLNTIASRFNVDINDIRRWNRNTRTVSPGQRLKLIGS encoded by the coding sequence ATGGCAAAACTAAAAACCATCGCTCTGACCGTTTCAAGCCTGTCGGCGGTTTCCGCCACAGCCTACGCACAAAACGCTACACCCAACCAAGTCGGCATGGCCATGATGCGCCTCAACTCCGCCCTGCTCGACCAAGCCAAAGCACAAACCTTTGGCTCCGGCAGCTTATGGGCATCGTTGCGTAAAGACTTCCGTATCAACGAAGTCAACACAGAACTGGTTCGCCGCCATGAAAACAAATTTGCTGCAAACAGCGCATATTTCGACCGCACCATCTCCCGCAGCAAACCTTATATGTACCATATTGCCAATGAAGTTAAAAAACGCAATATGCCCGCCGAAATCGCTTTGCTGCCTTTCATTGAAAGCGCATTCGTAACCAAAGCCAAATCACACGTCGGCGCATCCGGCCTGTGGCAATTTATGCCGGCTACCGGCCGCCACTTCGGCTTGGAAAAAACACCTTTGTATGACGGCCGCCACGATATTTACGCCGCTACCGATGCCGCATTGAACTACCTGCAATACCTGCACGGTATGTTCGGTGACTGGTCTTTGGCGCTTGCCGCTTACAACTGGGGCGAAGGTAATGTCGGTCGCGCTGTCAACCGCGCCCGCGCGCAAGGTTTGGAGCCGACATACGAAAACCTGCGTATGCCGAACGAAACACGCAATTACGTTCCCAAACTTTTGGCCGTCCGCAATATCGTTGCCAATCCGCAGACCTTCGGCATGAATATCAGCGAAATCAGCAACCAGCCGTATTTCAAATCTATCAGCATCGACAAACCTATTGATAACAGCACAATCGCCCGCTTTGCAAACATCAGCGAAAGCGAATTGTTGGCACTCAACCCGGGTTTCAATGCGCCTGTATTCATCCCTAAAAACAACCGTCGTCTGTTGTTGCCGGTTGCTGCGGTTTCCACATTTGAAAAGAACTACCGCAATGCTAACCCGGATACTCTGATGTCTTGGGATATTTATACTTCTTTGGGCAACAAAAAACTGAATGCCATTGCCAACGATACCGGTATGAGCGTAGCCGAACTCAAACGCCTCAATGGCCTGAGCGGTAGCGCCGTTTCTGAAGGCCGTAGCATTTTGGTGGCTAAAAATTCAGCAAGCCAAAGCCAGGACATCATTAACTTCATCGATAAAGACAATACGCCGGATACTTACCAATCCAATATGCCGGCCATGTCTCCGATTATTGCTTCTAACGCAGTAGAACCGGTTAAAGTTGCCCAAACCAAGGTTACCGATATTGTTGCACCTGTTGTTCCACAATCCAGCAAACCGGTTGACTTTATTGCACGCAGCAAAGCTGAAAACGTTACTTCCGTAGTGGTAACAGAAACCAAAGCCCAACCTCAAGTTGCAAATGCGGAAGTGGCTGCCCCAGTTACAGCCATGACCCATGCGACTACCGAGACCGTTGCTAAAAATGTTGCAGAAGCGCCCAAATCAGCCATCCCTGCAGACTTGACCGTACCAACTGTTGCCGCAAACGATGCAGCCACTACTCCAGCAGTTGAATCTGTTGCCGCTGAGCCGGCGCAAGAAGAGCATGACGACCTGATGGCTTTGGTACAAAGCCGACCTGTAGAGGAATCTGCAGCGACTGTTGCTGAAGCGACTCCTGAAAATAAACAAGTTCAAACTGTTGTTACTGCCGAAAGCGCACGCACGGCACGCATCGCAGCCAATATGGCTAAACAACAACGCCGTATCAATGCACGTCTTGCCCGTGTAAACGGTCAACAAAACACACAAACAGCAGCACTTGCAGCGGGTACCCACCGTGTGGCAGATGGTGATACGTTGTTTAACATCTCCAAACGCTATAACCTGAGCGTAGCCGATTTGATTATTGCCAACAATATCAAAGGCAACAATATCAAAAAAGGCCAAATCCTCCGTGTTACAGCTGCTCCGGCAAAAGTCCGCAGCAACCCGGTCCAAAACGTTTCCTACACTGTACGCAAAGGCGATACCCTGAACACCATCGCCAGCCGTTTCAATGTTGATATTAACGATATCCGCCGTTGGAACCGCAATACCCGTACCGTATCTCCCGGTCAACGTTTGAAACTGATTGGTAGCTAA
- a CDS encoding class I SAM-dependent methyltransferase — protein MEVFFMQTPMGQYLAQKEADFFRRHLQYLNRQVAVQLGGVWTRPSENMIVVPRDVRMDAEMLAFETHSVDVLLMPHLLEVSSADLVLQEAFRILKPEGRLILTGFNPKSLWGLSSWFDGEKLPLKSHCLALAKLKRKIADVGFEMEYGQFMDYLPAVNSLSALKFWRFMEKAGDRWWPQCAAVYGMVLTKHLIGVHPLPELEPAFDGNTVALSTARLAE, from the coding sequence ATGGAAGTTTTTTTTATGCAAACGCCAATGGGGCAATATCTTGCTCAAAAAGAGGCGGATTTTTTCAGACGGCATTTGCAGTATTTGAATAGGCAGGTGGCGGTTCAATTGGGCGGTGTATGGACTAGGCCGTCTGAAAACATGATTGTAGTGCCCCGCGATGTGCGGATGGATGCTGAAATGTTGGCATTTGAAACGCATTCTGTGGATGTGTTATTGATGCCTCATCTTTTGGAAGTTTCATCTGCGGATTTGGTGTTGCAAGAGGCATTTAGGATATTAAAACCTGAGGGCAGGTTGATTTTGACGGGGTTCAACCCTAAATCTTTGTGGGGATTGAGCTCTTGGTTTGATGGGGAAAAGCTGCCTTTGAAATCTCACTGCTTGGCTCTGGCTAAGTTGAAACGAAAAATTGCGGATGTTGGTTTTGAAATGGAATATGGGCAGTTTATGGATTATCTGCCTGCTGTGAATTCGCTTTCTGCTTTGAAGTTTTGGCGGTTTATGGAAAAGGCGGGAGATAGGTGGTGGCCGCAGTGTGCGGCGGTTTATGGGATGGTGTTAACGAAACATTTGATTGGTGTCCATCCTTTGCCTGAATTGGAACCTGCATTCGATGGCAATACGGTTGCTTTAAGTACGGCACGTTTGGCCGAATAG